Within the Planctomycetota bacterium genome, the region GAGCTTCCGCGCCGAGGACATCCGCGACGAAAAGCTCAAGGTTTACCGCGCGCTCCGGCCCGCGGATCCCGGCGACGTCGTCTGGGGACAGTACCGAGGCTACCGGCAGGAGCCGGGCGTGGCCCCCGATTCGCGGACGCCCACCTACGTGGCCCTCCGGGCGTTCGTGGACAACTGGCGCTGGCAGGGCGTGCCCTTCTACATCCGCGCGGGCAAGGCCTTGGCGCGCCGCCGAACCGAGGTCTCCGTCCACTTCAAGGAGATCCCCTTCTGCGTCTTCGGGCACGAGGAGGTCTGCCGACGGATCGAGCCCAACGTCCTGGTCCTGCGGATTCAGCCCGACGAGGGCATCGCCCTCCGCTTCGCGACGAAAGCCCCCGGGGACGATCTGGCCGTCGCGGGCGTCACGATGGACTTCTCCTACGCCCGGTCGTTCCACCACCCCCCCGTGGACGCCTACGAGCGCCTCCTCCTGGACGCGATGCGCGGGGACGCCACGCTTTTCGCCCGCCGCGACGCGGACGAGCAGGCCTGGGAGTACGTCACGCCCCTCCTCGAGGCGCACGAACGCTCGGGCGCCGAAGTTCCGATCTACGAGCGCGGCGGCGCCGGCCCGAAGGAGGCCGACGATCTTCTCCGCCGCGACCGGCGGCGCTGGAGGCCCCTGGAATGACCTCGCGACGGCGTTCCCGCGTGATCGTGGCGCGCGACCGGGACGAAATGGCCCGGCTGGCGGCGGAGTGGATCTGCGACAAGGCCCGCCAGGCGGTCCGCGCCCGAGGGCGGTTCACGATCGCCCTGGCCGGAGGCCGCACGCCGCGCCCCGCCTACGACGTTCTCGGCGGCCCCGAGTACGCGGAGCGGTTTCCCTGGATGGAAACGGAGTTCTTCTTCGGCGACGAGCGCGCCGTGCCGCTCGACCACGAGGAGAGCAACTACCGGCTCGTCCGGGAGACGCTGCTGCGCAGCCGTCCGGACGCGCTCGGCCGCGTCTTCCGGATGCCGGCCGACGCGCCCGACCGGGAGGAGGCCGCCGAGCGGTACGGCCGGCGCCTCCCCGATCCGCTGGACCTGGTGCTCCTCGGAATGGGCGAGGACGGCCACACCGCCTCCCTCTTCCCCGGGTCGCCCGCGCTCGACGAACGCGAGCGGCGGGTGGCGGTCGTGACGGCGCCGAAGCCGCCTCCGGAGCGGATGACGATCACTCCGCCCGTGCTTCAGCGCGCGCGGCAGATTCTCGTGCTCGTCTCGGGGGTGGAGAAGGCGCCGGTCCTGGCGCGCGCTCTGGGAGGGCCTTTCGACCCGAAGGCGCTGCCCGCTCAGCTCGCCCGCCACGGCACCTGGATCGTGGACCAGGGCGCCGCTTCGGGGCTGCTCTGACCTAACGCGGCAGCCGCCGCTCGAGCCATTCGGTGAAGCTGTCCGTCTCCGTCACCACGTCTTCCCAGACGGAGCTCGAAAGACCCAGGCTGACCACGGCGGGCGGCTCGTGCCGGAAATCGAGCGCGTAAACGAGAAATCCGTCATTGCCGATCCCGAGCAGCCCCGGGAAATTCCAGGGGATGCGGTAGCGCCGGTTGAGGCCCGCCAGGATCCGGACCGGCCAGAGCCCGGTGTACGCCTCGGGAGCCGCCGACTCGCCACCGCCGGCGGCCAAGAGATAGCGGCGGTAGTCCGTCGGCAGGGTCACGTCGAATTCCGCCTCCAGGCGGGCCACCGACTCCTCGGACGCGGGCCCCCCCGGCCGCCAGCCGCGGGCGATCATCATCTTGAGCACCGCCTCGAGGGTCGCCACACCTCCAGGATACTCCCCGCGGGGGGACGGGGGCAACGGCGCTCGGACCCGCGAATTTCCCGCTCCTGCGGAGAGTTAGAAGGATGATGGAGAACACGCCGGCCCGTCCGGAATCCGCGCTCGACACCGGGCCTCCGCGCCTGGACCCGTACTCCCAGGCGGTCGTCTCGGCCGCCGAAAAGATCGGCCCCGCGGTCGTCAGCATCCAGGTCCTGCAGCGCGTGTGGCGCCGCACGGGCCCCTACGAAGCGCGGGAGGAGGACGCCCTGGGCGGCGGTTCGGGGTTCATCTTCACTCCGGACGGCTTCGTCCTGACCAACAGCCACGTGATCCACGAGGCCAGCGCCATCGAGGCGATTCTCCCCGACGGCCGCCGGTTCCAGGCCGATCCCGTGGGAGACGACCCGGACACGGATCTGGCCGTGGTGCGGATCCCCGCCTCGGGGCTTCCGGTCGCGGAGCTCGGGGACTCCCGGGCGCTGCGCGTGGGGCAGCTCGTGGTGGCGGTGGGCAATCCCCTCGGCTTCCAGTGGTCGGTCACCGCGGGCGTGGTGAGCGCGCTGGGGCGCGCCCTGCGCACGCCCTCGGGGCGCCGTCTGGAGAACGTGATCCAGACCGACGCGCCCCTCAACCCGGGCAACTCCGGCGGACCCCTGGTGACGTGGGAAGGCAAGGTCGTGGGGGTCAACACCGCCGTGGTCTTCCCCGCCCAGGGCATCTGCCTGGCGATTCCCGTCCAGACCGCCCGCTTCGTGGCGGGGGAGATCCTGCGCCGCGGCCGCGTGCGCCGGGCCTATCTCGGCGTGACCGGACAGGATATCACCCTGCCGCGGCGGGTCGTTCTCGAGAACGAGCTTTCGGGCGCGGGCGCCGTCGCGATCCTCGCGGTCGAACCCGACAGCCCCGCCGCGCGGGCGGGCCTGCGTCCCGGAGACGCGATCGTCCGGCTGGACGGCTCGCCGGTCGGCGGCGTGGACGACCTCCACCGGATTCTGGCGGAGGGCGCGATCGGCCGGACGGTGGCGGTCGACCTTCTGCGCCGCGGAAGCCGCCTGCGGCTCACGATCGTTCCGGAGGAGCGTCCCCCGCGCGCGTCCTGACTCAAACGTCGCCGGCGGGAAGCTCGATCCAGAACCGGCTTCCTTCGCCCGGCCGGGATTCCACGCCCGCTCCTCCGCTCATGCGCTCCATCGCGCGGCGCACGATGGCCAGGCCGATCCCCGTGCCGGGGTATCGATCCTGCGTGTGAAGCCGCTCGAACATCCGGAAGATCCGCTCCTGATCCTCGGGGGCGATCCCGATGCCGTTGTCCTCGACCCAGATTCTCCGGCGAGGGGGTCGCGGCTCCGCGTAAATCCGCACGCGGGGCGGAACCCCCGGGGCCACAAACTTGATCGCGTTGGAGAGCAGGTTGTGAAAGACCTGTTTGAGGGCGGGCGCGTGAGCGACGACGTTCCCAAGCGGTCGATCGACGACGACCTCGCCCCTGCGCTCGGCGAGGGAGGGACGCGCCTCGAGGAGAACCTCGTCCAGGAGGCGGTCGAGATCCGTACGTTCCCGCGGCAGCTCCGCGCGGGCCAGCCGACTGTAGGCCAACAGATCCACGATCAGCGCGTCCATGCGGTCCCCGGCCTCCAGGACCCGCCCCAGCCACTCCCGCGGACCGGCGGCCTCCGGGCCGGTTCCAAGCTCCTCGAGCGCGATCTGCGCGAATCCGCGCATGGCCCGCAACGGCGCGCGGAGATCGTGGGCCACGTGCTGGGCGAAGGCGTCGAGCTCCCGGAGGACCTCCTCGAGGCGGGCGGTGCGCTCGGCCACGCGGCGCTCGAGATCTTCGTTGAGCCGCCGCAGTTCGTCGTAGAGCGCGATGTTGGCGAAGGCGATCGCGGTCGCGTCGGCGAGATCCCGGAGAATGCCCATTTCCCGGGAAGTCGCCGCGTGGCGTCGGGCCCAGTAGACGCCCAGAGCCCCCAAAGGATCCGAAGGCCGGATCGGCACCATGGCGAGGCTCTTGACGAAGGTGGGCCGGTACACGTCGTGAGGAATGCGGGGATCGGCGAAAATGTCCTCGATCGCCACCGGCGCACGGTTGAGGATCGACCAGCCGGAAATGCAGCAGGAGGCGGGGAACCGTCGCCCCTTCCAGAGAGGCTCGCGGGCGTCCACCTCGACGTAATGAACCTGGTCGCCCTCGCGCAGCACGAAGGCGCCGCCGTCGGCCCGGGTGAGCTGCCGGGCCGCCCGGCCGACGATTTCGACCAGCCGCGGAAGCTCGCGCACCCCGGCCAGCTCGCGGATCACCGCGGTGAGCGAAGGGGCTTCGCGTCGATCGGCGTTCACCTTCCTTAATTCGGAGGATCGCATGTCCCGAGCGTCGTCGGTTCTACATCCTTTTTCTACCCTATAAAGTCGCCTCCCGCGGCGGGATTCAACAGGAACCGCGGCGGCCGAAGTTCCGGAGTATACTTACAAGCGGTGCGACCGGGGAAACAGGGGAGTTGCCCCGGTGAAGAACGGGAACGGACATTCGAACGGGCGGTTCCGCCGTTTCGCCGAAGGAGTCCTCGTCACGGCCGGTGCGGCGGCGCTGGTGGAGATCCTCCGCCGCGCGGGAACTCCCTTTCCGAATCCGCCGGCAGCGCTTCTTCTGGCCGTGGTCTGGGCCGCCTTCCGCGGAGGGCTGGGGCCTGGCCTGGCGGCCGCCGCCGTCGCGTGGGCCTCGTTCGCGTGGTTTTTTTCCAAACCCGGACGTCCCTTCGAATACACCGAACCCGACTTCCAGCGCGTGCTCATCTGGGCCGTGGCCGCACCCGCGATCGCCGCCCTGGTGGGGATTCTCCACGCGCGGGCCGAACGCCGCGGACGGGAGGCGCTTCGGGCCAGCCGGGAGCAGTACCGGGATCTCGTCGAGCTGGCTCCCGAAGGCATCTTCATCCAGGCGGACGGGCGCTTCGTCTACGCGAACGAGGCGATCGCCCGCATCCTGGGCGTGGCGCGACCCCAGGATCTTCTCGGACGGGAGGTCCTCGATTTCATTCGGGAAGACTACCGCGATCTCGTCCGGGAACGCATCCGGCGCCTGAGGGAGGAGAAGCAGGCGGTGCCGCTCGTCGCGCAGGTGTGGCTCCGCGCGGACGGCACGTTCGTGGACGTCGAGGTGGTGGCCGCGCCGGTGGACTGGGAGGGCCGGCCGGGCGCGCAGGTCTTCGTGCGGGACGTGTCGGGCCGCCTGGCCGCGGAGCGCGCGCGCCGGACCCTGGAGGAGCAGCTCCGCCATGCGCAGAAGATGGAGGCGGTGGGACGCCTGGCCGGGGGCGTCGCCCATGACTTCAACAACGTTCTCACCGTGATCCACGGATACGCGCAGACGGCGCTGGAGCGCCTGCCCCCGGAGGATCCTCTGCGGCGGGATCTGCAGGAAGTGCTCCGGGCGGCCGAGCGGGCGGCGTCCCTCACTCGGCAGCTTCTGGCCTTCAGCCGGAAGTCGCCGCCCGCGCCGACGCGGCTCGACCTGAACGCGGTCCTGGCGGGCATGGAAAAGTTCCTCCGGCGGCTCATCGGCAGCGACATCGAGATCGTCCTGCGGCCGGCGGCGGACCTCGGACCCGTCAAGGCCGACCGCGGACAGCTCGAGCAGGTCGTCATGAATCTCGCCCTCAACGCGCGGGACGCCATGCCGAAGGGAGGCACCCTGATGCTCGAAACGGCCCGGGTCGAGCTGGCCGCGGAGGCGGCGGAGCGCCACCTGGGCCTTTCACCGGGGCCGCACGTGGTGCTCTCGATCAGCGACACGGGAACGGGCATGGATCGGGAGACGCTCTCCCGCATCTTCGAGCCCTTCTTCACGACGAAGCCCGAAGGCGCCGGAACGGGACTGGGACTTTCGATCGTCTGGGCGATCGTGCGGGAGGCCGGGGGAGGCGTCTGGGTTTACAGCGAACCCGGCCGAGGCACGACGTTCAAGATCTACCTTCCGGAGGCGCCGGCGGCCGAGGCGGAGGCGGAGACGGAGGCGGCCGGAGGGCCGGCCGGGGCGCTGCCCCGCGGGACGGAGACGGTGCTGGTGGCCGAAGACGAGCGCTCGATCCGCCGGCTCATCCGGGAGCTCCTGACGTCCCTGGGCTACCAGGTGCTCGAGGCGGCCGACGGGAACGAGGCCCTTCGCGTCTCCCGCGAGTACGACAAGCCGATCCATCTCCTCCTGACCGACTCGGTGATGCCGTTCATGAGCGGGCGGGATCTCGCACGGCAACTGGCGGAGACGCGTCCGGAAATCCGCATTCTTTACATGTCCGGCTACACGGCGCCCGCGCTCGCGGCCAACGGCCACGGGATTGCGGCGGCGGATTTCCTGGAGAAGCCATTCACTCCCTCGACGCTGGCCCGCAAGGTGCGCGAAGTGCTGGACCGCCCCACCGCCGGCCGGCGTTAGGAAGGGTGGAGGCTTTTTCTTGATGAAGCTTTCCGGTTTCGGGGCGCTCCTGGCGGCGGCCGCCGCGCTCGCGCGCGCCGGCCAGGGAGAAACGCCTCCCATCTCGGCGAAGGACCTGGAAGGGACCTGGACCGGCATGCGCTTCACGGAGGGCCGGGGGGACGATCCTTCGAAGGGCGCGAAGGTGGAGTTTACGTTCAAAGGGGAGCTTCTGGCCGGACGCAAGGAGTCCGGAAGCCTCATCGGAGAGGCGACCTTCACGATCGACGGCCGCAACCTCGACGCCACGGGGACGACGGGCGGCTACCGCGGGAAGACGTATCTGGGGATCTTCAAACTGGAAGGGGATACCCTCACCTGGTGCGTCTCGGGAGTTGCGGGCCGCAACGCCAGGCGCCCGCGGGACTTCGCGGCCGATCCGGGGACGTCCCAGTATCTCATCGTCCTCAGGCGCCGGAAGCCCTGAGAGAAAGGGCCGGGCCGCGCGGGAATTCCGTCCTTCGGAAATGGCGGAGAGGCAGGGATTCGAACCCTGGAGTCAGGAAAACCCCGACTAACGGCTTAGCAAGCCGCCGCAATCGACCACTCTGCCACCTCTCCGTCGAACGCCGCCGCATTGTAGCAGGACCATCAGGGACTTGCACGCGATTGATCGGCGAACCGCGGAATCCCCGGCCCAGGCCGCGCGACGGTCTTTTGATCCCCCTCCGGCCTGCGACCGAGGGGCCCATCGTTATGTCCGGCGAGAACCTCCATGATGTGGGGGGGCCCCGAGGGGTCGGTCCGGCATCCCTATGAGCCCCCGGCGGACCGGCGTTCCTTCGGGAACCAGTCCGCCCGCGGACCGAAGTGTCCGCAGTTCCTCGAGGCGGGGAATCCAATACCGCCGGCCCATGGCTTGAAGCCTGCGGGCCTTGGCGGCCAACCGCGCCGCGATGCGATCCATTTCCGCGAACGACGGACGTCCCCCGCGAACCGACCCCTTCGCCCACCGTCGAATCCAACCCATACCGACGGGCATCCGTCCCCTTAGCCGCGTCCCGTGACGCTTTAGAAACTCCAACAGATCCTCCACTCGGAAGAGGTGATTCAGCGTCCACTCCAGCACGCGCCGTGAAAGCCGCTCCTCCCGCCCCGCTCGAATCAGCGCCAGGCGGGTAATGATGTCATAGTATCCAGGCCGGTTGGTTTTCTTCATTTCCACGAGATCCGGAATCGACGCCACCCGAAGCCTCCCCCAAGGCGTCGGCATGATTTCGGCGCGCTTCCACGCTGCGCGAAAACTTCCCACCCGAGGTGGGCGCCCCACCACGTCCAAATAAACCGGCCCCCCGCGGAACGGAATCACAAAGTGAAATCCATGCCCTCGCGCCACGTAGGCGGACGTCAAGGGCGGCGTAAGCTTATGAACGCGAGCGTCCACCTCCTCCAGCGCATCGATGAACCGGCGGATGTTCTCTTCCGCCGGATCGATCCAGAGGTCCAAGTCCTGAAAAAAATGGGCCGCCCCATACAGGATGGCCGCCTGCCCGCCGACCACAAGATACCGGACACGACACGCCTCAAAGGCGCGGAAGAGAGGACGCATCGTGCGCCGCCTCGAGATCTTTGATTCGCTTCCTCAACTTCCACGCCCGAATCAAGCGCTGACCCGGGGAGAGCCTCAACCAGTCGCTGCGAAAGGGATCCGCCACCGCGTCCCCATCGGGCCAACCTTGTCTCTTCCGCTTCCGATCTCGCGCCGCCATATCCGGAGTGTACCTGAAGCGCGGTGCCGCGGCAAACGGCGCCCGCCCGCCGCCTGAATGGAATTTTCTAGCCATCGGCCGTCCGGAAGCGTATTTAATTCTGGCGTAGGTGAGCGGGATTGTTTGTTTTTTGGGAGGGTCATGCGGTGAAAAGCATTCTCGGACGTACGGTGGTCGCCGGACTGGCGCTGTCCTTGGCCGCTTCGCTGACGGTGGCGGCTCTTTCGCAGGACGATAAGAAGAATTCCGCCGTCAACGACGTCTGTCCGTTGAGCGGAAAGGCCGTCAATCCGTCGTGCACCAGCGAAGTCACCGTCAAGTTCTGCTGCGACAACTGCAAGGCGAAGTTCGAAAAGGACCCCGTCCCCTTCCTCCATAAACTCGACAAGGCGCCCAATGAGAAGTGCCCGGCCAGCGGCAAGGCCGCCAAGGAGTCCTCGGCCAGCGCCACGGTCGCCTTCTGCTGCGAGAAGTGCAAGGAGAAGTTCGACAAGGAACCTGCCAAGTTCCTCGCCAAGCTCAAGGCCAAGAAGAAGGAAGAAAAGAAGTAACGCGGGACGATCCAAGCCCCCGCCGGAAGACCGGCGGGGGCTTTTTTTCGGCCGCCGAATAATAAAAAAGCCGCGCCGCCCCCCATCGCCCCCGGGGAACGGCGCGGCCCGGTTGACTAGTCGTCGTCCCCCTCTCCCTCGTCGTCGTCTTCCTCCTCGACTTCGAGGACCTGACCCGTCTGCGCGTCGATCTCGACCTCGAAGACCTTTCCGTCCGCGAACACCTCCACCTCGAGAACCGCGCGACCGTCCTCGAACTCGAGCTCCACGTCCGTGGCCTGCCCGGGAACGCGCTTCGTGGCGATCTCGATGCCCTTGGCCAGGCTGATCTTGGCCGCCGCCGCGGCTTTCGAGAAATCCTTCGCCACCTCCGCCTTCCCGAGCACCGCCCCCGTCTTCGGGTCGAGCGCCACCGACAGCCCCGCCGACCCGCGGGCAAACACGGCCGCGTACTGAACGACCCCCTTGCGGGACGTCAGCTCGCACGAAACGGGCGTCCCCTCCTTCACCTCCGCCCGGGCCTTCTCGAGGGCCTCCGCGAGCGTGATCTTGGCCTCCTTCACGAGCGCCTCCCGTTTCCCCGACCCGGCCCAAAGCGCCAGGCCCGCCACCAGTCCTGCGCACAGACTCTTCACGTCCTCACCTCCTGAAAGGAAACCTTCATCGACCCACAATCCGACCCGTGTCGGCATCGACCCTGATTTCGCGCAGCCGGCCGGCATAGAGCACCCGGACCGCCGCGACGACCCGTCCCGCTTCGGACCCAAGCGACCCTTCGATCGCGCGGCCGGGCAGCTCGGCCAGCGCCCGCTCGATCGCCTCGCCGAGTCCCAGGCGCGCCGCCGGAGTCCGCCCCGCCTGCCCTTCCTCCTCCTCCTCGAGCCGCTCGCCGGTCCGGACGTCGAATTCGATCTCGAAAAGCCGGCCGTCGCGCAGCACCTCGACCGTGCACACCGCGCGCCCTTCATCGTCCTCGATCCGGGCCGCCCGCGCCGCGCCGCCCCGCTCCACCGCCCGCCCCACGAACGCCGCCAGCGGAAGC harbors:
- the pgl gene encoding 6-phosphogluconolactonase, whose translation is MTSRRRSRVIVARDRDEMARLAAEWICDKARQAVRARGRFTIALAGGRTPRPAYDVLGGPEYAERFPWMETEFFFGDERAVPLDHEESNYRLVRETLLRSRPDALGRVFRMPADAPDREEAAERYGRRLPDPLDLVLLGMGEDGHTASLFPGSPALDERERRVAVVTAPKPPPERMTITPPVLQRARQILVLVSGVEKAPVLARALGGPFDPKALPAQLARHGTWIVDQGAASGLL
- a CDS encoding SMI1/KNR4 family protein; protein product: MATLEAVLKMMIARGWRPGGPASEESVARLEAEFDVTLPTDYRRYLLAAGGGESAAPEAYTGLWPVRILAGLNRRYRIPWNFPGLLGIGNDGFLVYALDFRHEPPAVVSLGLSSSVWEDVVTETDSFTEWLERRLPR
- a CDS encoding trypsin-like peptidase domain-containing protein; amino-acid sequence: MMENTPARPESALDTGPPRLDPYSQAVVSAAEKIGPAVVSIQVLQRVWRRTGPYEAREEDALGGGSGFIFTPDGFVLTNSHVIHEASAIEAILPDGRRFQADPVGDDPDTDLAVVRIPASGLPVAELGDSRALRVGQLVVAVGNPLGFQWSVTAGVVSALGRALRTPSGRRLENVIQTDAPLNPGNSGGPLVTWEGKVVGVNTAVVFPAQGICLAIPVQTARFVAGEILRRGRVRRAYLGVTGQDITLPRRVVLENELSGAGAVAILAVEPDSPAARAGLRPGDAIVRLDGSPVGGVDDLHRILAEGAIGRTVAVDLLRRGSRLRLTIVPEERPPRAS
- a CDS encoding ATP-binding protein, which translates into the protein MNADRREAPSLTAVIRELAGVRELPRLVEIVGRAARQLTRADGGAFVLREGDQVHYVEVDAREPLWKGRRFPASCCISGWSILNRAPVAIEDIFADPRIPHDVYRPTFVKSLAMVPIRPSDPLGALGVYWARRHAATSREMGILRDLADATAIAFANIALYDELRRLNEDLERRVAERTARLEEVLRELDAFAQHVAHDLRAPLRAMRGFAQIALEELGTGPEAAGPREWLGRVLEAGDRMDALIVDLLAYSRLARAELPRERTDLDRLLDEVLLEARPSLAERRGEVVVDRPLGNVVAHAPALKQVFHNLLSNAIKFVAPGVPPRVRIYAEPRPPRRRIWVEDNGIGIAPEDQERIFRMFERLHTQDRYPGTGIGLAIVRRAMERMSGGAGVESRPGEGSRFWIELPAGDV
- a CDS encoding ATP-binding protein; its protein translation is MKNGNGHSNGRFRRFAEGVLVTAGAAALVEILRRAGTPFPNPPAALLLAVVWAAFRGGLGPGLAAAAVAWASFAWFFSKPGRPFEYTEPDFQRVLIWAVAAPAIAALVGILHARAERRGREALRASREQYRDLVELAPEGIFIQADGRFVYANEAIARILGVARPQDLLGREVLDFIREDYRDLVRERIRRLREEKQAVPLVAQVWLRADGTFVDVEVVAAPVDWEGRPGAQVFVRDVSGRLAAERARRTLEEQLRHAQKMEAVGRLAGGVAHDFNNVLTVIHGYAQTALERLPPEDPLRRDLQEVLRAAERAASLTRQLLAFSRKSPPAPTRLDLNAVLAGMEKFLRRLIGSDIEIVLRPAADLGPVKADRGQLEQVVMNLALNARDAMPKGGTLMLETARVELAAEAAERHLGLSPGPHVVLSISDTGTGMDRETLSRIFEPFFTTKPEGAGTGLGLSIVWAIVREAGGGVWVYSEPGRGTTFKIYLPEAPAAEAEAETEAAGGPAGALPRGTETVLVAEDERSIRRLIRELLTSLGYQVLEAADGNEALRVSREYDKPIHLLLTDSVMPFMSGRDLARQLAETRPEIRILYMSGYTAPALAANGHGIAAADFLEKPFTPSTLARKVREVLDRPTAGRR
- a CDS encoding TIGR03067 domain-containing protein, with the protein product MKLSGFGALLAAAAALARAGQGETPPISAKDLEGTWTGMRFTEGRGDDPSKGAKVEFTFKGELLAGRKESGSLIGEATFTIDGRNLDATGTTGGYRGKTYLGIFKLEGDTLTWCVSGVAGRNARRPRDFAADPGTSQYLIVLRRRKP
- a CDS encoding PepSY domain-containing protein, yielding MKSLCAGLVAGLALWAGSGKREALVKEAKITLAEALEKARAEVKEGTPVSCELTSRKGVVQYAAVFARGSAGLSVALDPKTGAVLGKAEVAKDFSKAAAAAKISLAKGIEIATKRVPGQATDVELEFEDGRAVLEVEVFADGKVFEVEIDAQTGQVLEVEEEDDDEGEGDDD